One Periophthalmus magnuspinnatus isolate fPerMag1 chromosome 8, fPerMag1.2.pri, whole genome shotgun sequence genomic window carries:
- the LOC117375568 gene encoding uncharacterized protein LOC117375568 isoform X2: MESHTLIQDKLSEWNLSKLINRFEDEQINDETFLSLDTSAHLEVLIPKTGPRVKFRKRLQEYKQSLNRQHEEEMMETNVDSHHMSTVSFPSQSLVTQQGILATQLFLLRHHLTIPVQEDLMTVIKSIIPTFTADSIFNTDKIKVYKGICRSGFFLFSSLKDLLKDTLDTYGLMLLPKLVNLEDEIGDIMGGKMYQKLIENKTVSNDDITFLWNCDAAPVEQESVWSLQLTINELPNQIRKQNVLVPALWCGKGAPDMAEFLKPFINECLELAKAPLRWIDGNGTAHFSRVFVLVCSSDAVARPLLQNSIQFNGEYGCDWCLHPGTVVDKGSGKVRSYAYDQCKPRARCEKMYQADAIRAKASGKPVNGVKGDSVLQALPIFDIVQGFVPEYSHAVLLGMTKQLVFLWLEDKNSTEPWYIGNREDELDARLFSLRPALNITRSSISLKCREKWKAEDWQAFLLFYGIYVLKPYLAPRYLHHFYRLSCSVHILLQDTIAIESLKCAHVYLEDFVKEMAVLYDAEGIEKMFSIWQHVPNHLRSFVFSNLDFNDLIKLNSPQNVYKVAYAPVGPCCHIDINDSTKSVVQDLLKDTGQVSAYERFTNGHRVYHCANSKATNKTKCTVKLNNGYYGEIHLFLEVKCPSTGHVCQVIVVKRFDTSPVFRELNMELSTHAIFVKGNLTEELRAFYIHSIKSECVCVSDWIVHLPSLHERY; the protein is encoded by the exons ATGGAGTCTCATACATTAATTCAGGACAAATTATCTGAATGGAACCTTAGCAAGTTAATTAACCGGTTTGAAG ATGAACAGATCAACGATGAAACTTTCTTAAGTCTTGACACTTCAGCTCATCTTGAAGTCTTGATCCCAAAAACTGGACCCAGAGTTAAATTTAGAAAAAGACTGCAGGAATACAAACAG TCTCTCAACAGACAACATGAGGAGGAAATGATGGAAACAAATGTGGACTCTCATCATATG AGTACCGTGTCTTTTCCCTCACAATCACTTGTAACTCAACAAGGCATCTTAGCCACCCAACTTTTTTTATTGCGCCATCACCTAACTATCCCTGTTCAGGAAGACCTAATGACTGTGATCAAATCTATCATCCCTACATTTACAGCTGATTCCATTTTTAACACTGACAAGATAAAGGTTTACAAAGGAATATGTAGATCAGGATTTTTTCTATTTAGCTCTTTGAAAGACCTTCTTAAAGATACCCTTGACACTTACGGACTGATGCTGCTTCCAAAACTGGTCAATTTAGAAGATGAAATTGGTGACATTATGGGTGGAAAAATGTACCAGAAATTGattgaaaacaaaacagtgtcaaATGATGATATTACCTTTTTGTGGAACTGTGATGCTGCACCAGTTGAGCAGGAGTCCGTCTGGTCTCTTCAGTTAACTATCAATGAGCTGCCTAACCAaatcagaaagcaaaatgtGCTGGTGCCAGCACTTTGGTGTGGCAAAGGAGCTCCTGATATGGCAGAGTTTTTAAAGCCTTTTATTAATGAATGTCTTGAATTAGCCAAAGCTCCGCTCAGATGGATAGATGGTAATGGTACAGCTCATTTCTCaagagtttttgttttggtttgctcTTCTGATGCTGTGGCTAGACCGTTACTTCAGAACAGTATACAATTCAATGGTGAATATGGCTGTGACTGGTGTTTGCACCCTGGCACAGTGGTTGATAAGGGCTCAGGTAAAGTCAGGTCATACGCATACGATCAATGCAAACCAAGGGCAAGATGTGAGAAAATGTATCAAGCAGATGCCATCAGAGCAAAGGCCTCAGGAAAACCAGTCAATGGAGTAAAAGGAGACAGTGTCCTGCAGGCCCTCCCGATCTTTGACATAGTGCAGGGGTTTGTCCCAGAGTACTCACACGCAGTTCTGCTTGGTATGACTAAACAGCTGGTCTTCCTCTGGCTAGAGGACAAGAATTCTACAGAGCCTTGGTACATAGGTAATAGGGAAGATGAATTGGATGCACGTCTCTTCAGTCTTAGGCCAGCCTTAAATATAACCCGATCTTCAATTTCACTGAAGTGTAGGGAAAAATGGAAAGCTGAGGATTGGCAGGCATTTCTTTTATTCTATGGTATTTATGTTCTCAAGCCATACCTAGCACCTCGATATCTCCATCATTTTTACCGGCTGTCTTGTAGTGTGCACATTCTCCTCCAGGACACCATAGCCATAGAGAGTCTGAAGTGTGCACACGTTTACCTGGAGGACTTTGTTAAAGAGATGGCTGTACTTTATG ATGCTGAGGGTATTGAGAAGATGTTTAGTATCTGGCAGCATGTACCTAACCACCTCAGGTCATTTGTCTTCAGCAATTTAGACTTTAACGACTTGATAAAGCTTAACTCACCACAAAATGTTTACAAAGTTGCCTATGCTCCTGTTGGACCTTGTTGCCATATTGATATCAATGATTCAACCAAGTCAGTAGTACAAGACCTCCTCAAGGACACTGGTCAGGTAAGCGCTTATGAGCGCTTCACAAATGGCCACAGAGTTTACCATTGTGCCAACAGTAAAGccactaacaaaacaaaatgcactgttaAACTAAACAATGGGTACTATGGAGAAATTCACCTGTTCCTTGAAGTTAAATGTCCATCCACGGGCCATGTCTGTCAAGTGATTGTGGTCAAAAGGTTTGACACCAGTCCTGTTTTCAGGGAGCTAAACATGGAATTATCCACTCATGCTATTTTTGTCAAAGGGAATTTGACTGAAGAGCTTAGAGCTTTTTACATCCATAGTATAaaaagtgaatgtgtgtgtgtcagtgattGGATTGTGCACCTTCCAAGTTTACATGAAAGATACTAG
- the LOC117375568 gene encoding uncharacterized protein LOC117375568 isoform X1, translated as MESHTLIQDKLSEWNLSKLINRFEDEQINDETFLSLDTSAHLEVLIPKTGPRVKFRKRLQEYKQSLNRQHEEEMMETNVDSHHMSTVSFPSQSLVTQQGILATQLFLLRHHLTIPVQEDLMTVIKSIIPTFTADSIFNTDKIKVYKGICRSGFFLFSSLKDLLKDTLDTYGLMLLPKLVNLEDEIGDIMGGKMYQKLIENKTVSNDDITFLWNCDAAPVEQESVWSLQLTINELPNQIRKQNVLVPALWCGKGAPDMAEFLKPFINECLELAKAPLRWIDGNGTAHFSRVFVLVCSSDAVARPLLQNSIQFNGEYGCDWCLHPGTVVDKGSGKVRSYAYDQCKPRARCEKMYQADAIRAKASGKPVNGVKGDSVLQALPIFDIVQGFVPEYSHAVLLGMTKQLVFLWLEDKNSTEPWYIGNREDELDARLFSLRPALNITRSSISLKCREKWKAEDWQAFLLFYGIYVLKPYLAPRYLHHFYRLSCSVHILLQDTIAIESLKCAHVYLEDFVKEMAVLYGKEHVTFNCHQLIHLCDSVQNWGPLWATSALGFEKNNTNLQALLRGVITDAEGIEKMFSIWQHVPNHLRSFVFSNLDFNDLIKLNSPQNVYKVAYAPVGPCCHIDINDSTKSVVQDLLKDTGQVSAYERFTNGHRVYHCANSKATNKTKCTVKLNNGYYGEIHLFLEVKCPSTGHVCQVIVVKRFDTSPVFRELNMELSTHAIFVKGNLTEELRAFYIHSIKSECVCVSDWIVHLPSLHERY; from the exons ATGGAGTCTCATACATTAATTCAGGACAAATTATCTGAATGGAACCTTAGCAAGTTAATTAACCGGTTTGAAG ATGAACAGATCAACGATGAAACTTTCTTAAGTCTTGACACTTCAGCTCATCTTGAAGTCTTGATCCCAAAAACTGGACCCAGAGTTAAATTTAGAAAAAGACTGCAGGAATACAAACAG TCTCTCAACAGACAACATGAGGAGGAAATGATGGAAACAAATGTGGACTCTCATCATATG AGTACCGTGTCTTTTCCCTCACAATCACTTGTAACTCAACAAGGCATCTTAGCCACCCAACTTTTTTTATTGCGCCATCACCTAACTATCCCTGTTCAGGAAGACCTAATGACTGTGATCAAATCTATCATCCCTACATTTACAGCTGATTCCATTTTTAACACTGACAAGATAAAGGTTTACAAAGGAATATGTAGATCAGGATTTTTTCTATTTAGCTCTTTGAAAGACCTTCTTAAAGATACCCTTGACACTTACGGACTGATGCTGCTTCCAAAACTGGTCAATTTAGAAGATGAAATTGGTGACATTATGGGTGGAAAAATGTACCAGAAATTGattgaaaacaaaacagtgtcaaATGATGATATTACCTTTTTGTGGAACTGTGATGCTGCACCAGTTGAGCAGGAGTCCGTCTGGTCTCTTCAGTTAACTATCAATGAGCTGCCTAACCAaatcagaaagcaaaatgtGCTGGTGCCAGCACTTTGGTGTGGCAAAGGAGCTCCTGATATGGCAGAGTTTTTAAAGCCTTTTATTAATGAATGTCTTGAATTAGCCAAAGCTCCGCTCAGATGGATAGATGGTAATGGTACAGCTCATTTCTCaagagtttttgttttggtttgctcTTCTGATGCTGTGGCTAGACCGTTACTTCAGAACAGTATACAATTCAATGGTGAATATGGCTGTGACTGGTGTTTGCACCCTGGCACAGTGGTTGATAAGGGCTCAGGTAAAGTCAGGTCATACGCATACGATCAATGCAAACCAAGGGCAAGATGTGAGAAAATGTATCAAGCAGATGCCATCAGAGCAAAGGCCTCAGGAAAACCAGTCAATGGAGTAAAAGGAGACAGTGTCCTGCAGGCCCTCCCGATCTTTGACATAGTGCAGGGGTTTGTCCCAGAGTACTCACACGCAGTTCTGCTTGGTATGACTAAACAGCTGGTCTTCCTCTGGCTAGAGGACAAGAATTCTACAGAGCCTTGGTACATAGGTAATAGGGAAGATGAATTGGATGCACGTCTCTTCAGTCTTAGGCCAGCCTTAAATATAACCCGATCTTCAATTTCACTGAAGTGTAGGGAAAAATGGAAAGCTGAGGATTGGCAGGCATTTCTTTTATTCTATGGTATTTATGTTCTCAAGCCATACCTAGCACCTCGATATCTCCATCATTTTTACCGGCTGTCTTGTAGTGTGCACATTCTCCTCCAGGACACCATAGCCATAGAGAGTCTGAAGTGTGCACACGTTTACCTGGAGGACTTTGTTAAAGAGATGGCTGTACTTTATGGTAAGGAACATGTCACTTTCAACTGCCACCAGCTCATCCATTTATGTGATAGTGTTCAGAACTGGGGCCCCCTTTgggccacatctgccctgggctttgaaaaaaacaatacaaatttacAGGCTCTGCTTCGTGGTGTAATTACAGATGCTGAGGGTATTGAGAAGATGTTTAGTATCTGGCAGCATGTACCTAACCACCTCAGGTCATTTGTCTTCAGCAATTTAGACTTTAACGACTTGATAAAGCTTAACTCACCACAAAATGTTTACAAAGTTGCCTATGCTCCTGTTGGACCTTGTTGCCATATTGATATCAATGATTCAACCAAGTCAGTAGTACAAGACCTCCTCAAGGACACTGGTCAGGTAAGCGCTTATGAGCGCTTCACAAATGGCCACAGAGTTTACCATTGTGCCAACAGTAAAGccactaacaaaacaaaatgcactgttaAACTAAACAATGGGTACTATGGAGAAATTCACCTGTTCCTTGAAGTTAAATGTCCATCCACGGGCCATGTCTGTCAAGTGATTGTGGTCAAAAGGTTTGACACCAGTCCTGTTTTCAGGGAGCTAAACATGGAATTATCCACTCATGCTATTTTTGTCAAAGGGAATTTGACTGAAGAGCTTAGAGCTTTTTACATCCATAGTATAaaaagtgaatgtgtgtgtgtcagtgattGGATTGTGCACCTTCCAAGTTTACATGAAAGATACTAG
- the LOC117375568 gene encoding uncharacterized protein LOC117375568 isoform X3: MESHTLIQDKLSEWNLSKLINRFEDEQINDETFLSLDTSAHLEVLIPKTGPRVKFRKRLQEYKQSLNRQHEEEMMETNVDSHHMSTVSFPSQSLCAHSPPGHHSHRESEVCTRLPGGLC, translated from the exons ATGGAGTCTCATACATTAATTCAGGACAAATTATCTGAATGGAACCTTAGCAAGTTAATTAACCGGTTTGAAG ATGAACAGATCAACGATGAAACTTTCTTAAGTCTTGACACTTCAGCTCATCTTGAAGTCTTGATCCCAAAAACTGGACCCAGAGTTAAATTTAGAAAAAGACTGCAGGAATACAAACAG TCTCTCAACAGACAACATGAGGAGGAAATGATGGAAACAAATGTGGACTCTCATCATATG AGTACCGTGTCTTTTCCCTCACAATCACTT TGTGCACATTCTCCTCCAGGACACCATAGCCATAGAGAGTCTGAAGTGTGCACACGTTTACCTGGAGGACTTTGTTAA
- the LOC117375383 gene encoding uncharacterized protein LOC117375383: MCSQMESYDQFCLQTLALLQDEGKFKKLTCEPLCSLKTQSVIHFHGRPILPPQLTAEQRHAMCNYRQKAVRLEEQRQSQRRNWLISRVQDLLDQTETKTCGVVGKAPNGKCPTVSGYTLVTDSPGLTKDSGCDYLAASFPHTSIVSSNKEKEVEKERTEEQSEEEDDEDEEDISLDSLLKKSREYVKQERKVMHTAPSDNASLDTKNSNSTTAIAFSLRHSPVGQTKISKQPLYDPILPQPCSSSPISPDQHILLPVIDFCPSLCAQKRRPRPISTGNIHFSFPIEPTDHIPCSPGRSAEGAVDRDMFFNTGRSSHHRASLGEDNVNNCQSSLWSNNPTMEPSSPNNVICSPNGHPESSQFRRRCHTLDSQLQRGHSEVECIDRRQERVPRFMAGVTWLGPNRRLPATPINQSYTTECPSTSKPSVTPDPPNAPRKTPDAQTKPEATQRQAQATEDRQRHIADEHALHMSQLLAEQEREQQRLLLEQEHVDKRLNQQLSRRPLSADASGWSHTCPIISPSCPRLSPVHNPSEQSPGHNLGFPNPAISPSVLSPVTTWGPNWTSSKSRTRLSEVMTPEQQRAYSRICAITRGFLTRQLLKTEKIKQLQQTVVDTRAFIHSLQTEAPPHKVSYTPQDLSLQERVRAQLRAALYDIHDIFFQMPLSQRLGLLQQDRELRLERKLRDMEKTKSSKDKVLSAATQRSIDRKKRVGESPAQTRKVQQKPKSPTTNRVSKPSQGQNSPAMGRLNRQGSWYKKTPEERVRRGDSLKKQHSLG, from the exons ATGTGTTCACAGATGGAGAGCTATGATCAGTTTTGCCTTCAAACTCTGGCACTTCTGCAGGATGAGGGCAAATTTAAGAAACTGACATGTGAGCCACTTTGTTCCCTGAAGACACAGTCTGTCATCCATTTCCATGGAAGACCTATTCTACCACCTCAG CTTACAGCTGAGCAACGCCATGCAATGTGTAACTACCGGCAAAAGGCTGTGCGGCTGGAGGAGCAAAGGCAGAGCCAGCGGAGGAACTGGCTCATATCCCGAGTTCAAGACCTACTGGACCAAACAGAG ACAAAAACCTGTGGAGTCGTGGGAAAAGCACCAAACGGAAAGTGTCCTACAGTCAGCGGATACACTTTAGTGACAGATTCACCTGGACTTACCAAAGACTCTGGATGTGACTATCTGGCTGCATCCTTTCCCCACACTTCTATTGTTTCTTCCAACAAGGAAAAGGAAGTAGAAAAGGAAAGGACAGAGGAACAaagtgaagaggaggatgatgaggatgaagaggacATTAGTTTAGACAGCCTTCTCAAAAAGTCCAGGGAGTATGTGAAACAGGAGCGGAAAGTAATGCACACAGCTCCATCTGACAATGCCTCTCTGGACACTAAAAACTCAAATTCAACCACTGCAATTGCCTTTAGTTTGCGCCACAGTCCTGTTGGCCAAaccaaaatatcaaaacaaccTCTTTATGACCCCATTCTCCCACAGCCTTGCTCGAGTTCCCCAATATCACCTGATCAGCATATCCTCCTTCCAGTTATAGACTTTTGTCCTAGTCTGTGTGCCCAAAAAAGGCGCCCACGTCCCATCTCAACAGGAAACATCCACTTTTCGTTTCCGATTGAACCGACAGATCATATCCCATGCAGTCCTGGGAgatcagcagaaggagcagtagATCGGGACATGTTTTTCAATACTGGTAGGTCGTCTCATCATAGAGCATCACTTGGAGAAGACAATGTTAATAACTGTCAATCAAGCTTATGGAGTAACAACCCTACAATGGAACCCAGCAGTcctaataatgtaatatgtagCCCAAATGGTCACCCAGAATCTTCACAGTTTCGGCGACGATGCCACACTTTGGACAGCCAGCTCCAGAGGGGTCATTCTGAAGTGGAGTGTATAGACCGCAGGCAGGAAAGAGTGCCGCGGTTTATGGCAGGTGTAACGTGGCTTGGTCCAAATAGGCGACTCCCTGCGACCCCTATTAACCAGTCCTATACCACAGAGTGCCCCTCAACTTCAAAGCCAAGTGTGACACCTGACCCGCCCAACGCTCCCAGAAAAACACCAGATGCACAAACCA aaCCTGAGGCCACCCAGAGACAAGCACAAGCTACAGAGGACAGGCAAAGACACATAGCGGATGAGCATGCCCTTCACATGTCCCAGCTGCTggcagagcaagagagagaacaaCAACGCCTCCTGCTG GAGCAAGAGCATGTGGACAAGAGGTTGAATCAGCAATTGTCCAGGCGACCTCTTAGTGCAGATGCAAGTGGTTGGAGCCACACCTGTCCCATCATCAGCCCCTCCTGCCCCCGCCTCAGCCCTGTCCACAACCCATCTGAGCAATCACCAGGACACAATTTAG GTTTTCCAAATCCCGCAATATCTCCATCTGTCCTGTCACCAGTTACCACATGGGGACCCAACTGGACTAGTAGCAAATCTCGGACAAGACTCAGTGAG gTAATGACACCAGAACAACAAAGAGCCTACTCCCGCATTTGTGCTATAACACGTGGCTTTCTCACTCGGCAACTgctaaaaacagaaaagatcAAACAGCTGCAGCAGACTGTTGTG GACACACGAGCATTCATTCATTCTCTCCAAACTGAAGCCCCTCCACATAAAGTGTCCTACACACCACAAGACCTTTCTCTGCAGGAGAGAGTCAGAGCTCAG TTGCGTGCAGCCCTTTACGACATCCATGACATCTTCTTTCAAATGCCTTTGTCACAAAGATTAGGACTCCTACAGCAGGATCGGGAGCTCCGTTTGGAAAGAAAGCTGAGAGATATG gAAAAGACAAAGTCTTCTAAAGACAAAGTTCTCTCTGCTGCTACGCAGAGGTCAATAGACAGAAAGAAAAG ggTGGGTGAGTCTCCAGCTCAGACCAGGAAGGTGCAACAGAAACCAAAAAGCCCTACCACAAACCG AGTTTCGAAACCAAGTCAGGGCCAAAATTCACCTGCCATGGGGCGACTGAACCGCCAGGG AAGTTGGTACAAGAAGACCCCAGAGGAGCGGGTGAGGCGAGGAGACAGCCTGAAGAAGCAGCACTCTCTGGGCTGA